GTCCGTGCCGGGTACTTCTTCTCGGTGAAGGCATCGCTCGTGATACTCGCGGCATTCTGCGCGGTCGTCTTCGTGGTGGCACCGCAGATCGTGGGCATCCTGCGCAACGACCCCGAGGTGATTGCCATCGGCACGGCCACCCTGCGCTTCCAGTGCGTGAGCCTGCCGCTCACGGGGCTCGCCATGATCACCAACTTCATGCTCCAGACCACGGGCAAGACCTGGCGTGCGAGCTTCCTGGGCATGGCACGCCTCGGCATCATCCTGGCGCCGACGGTCATGGTCATGTCTGCCTTGCTGGGCCTCCTGGGCGTCGAGCTCGCCCAGTCCGTCTCCGACCTGATCACGTTGGGGATCTCGATCCCCATGGCCGCCTCGCTGCTGCGCGAGCTGGCTCGTCGCGAGACACAGGCCAAGGCCGAGTCGTAGCCCCCTCCCCGATGCCGTCTAGCACGCCCGACGCCGCCCAGGCGTAACAAAACCGTTACGACATTCACAATATTCGGCCCTGCCGGCAATGCTAGAGTTTTCTATGAACAAGTTCATACAACCTTGTCGCATGAGAGGACGTGGGATCTCGTGCACGTCGCTCGGCATCATTACCTCGATGAGCTCCTGCGCGTGCGAGACCTCGACCTCGTCAAGGTGCTCGTCGGCATGCGTGGTTGCGGCAAGACCACCCTCCTCCGTGACGTCATCGCGAGCCTCAAGGCTGACGGCGTCTCCTCAGACAACATCATCTACCTCGACTTCGAGGCACCTGGCCAGGACTGGCTCAGGGCCCCGCAAGCCTTGGTGCGCCACATCGCCAAGACCATGCCGCCAGAGGGCCGCGCCTACGTCTTCCTCGACGAGATCCAGCACATGCCCGACGTGCGCCTGGCCGTCCAGTACCTGCGCTCATCGCCGCGATGCGACGTGTTCGTGGCGTCCTCCTCCATGGAGCTCTTCCGTGGCGGCTCGTCCGTACGCGCAGACCCGGGAAGCGAGATCATCGAGGTCATGCCCCTCTCGTTCGCGGCCTATGCCGAGGCGGCTGGCACCCCCTCCACCCAGGCCGAGAAGAACGACGCGCTGCTGCGCTACCTGCGCTACGGGGGCTACCCCGGCCTCGCCGTCCTCTCGGACGAGGAAGTCATGCTCGCTGAGCTGAGGAAGGCCTACGAGAAGGTCCTCCTGCTCGACGTCGTCGGCGACGACCCCCTCATTGGAGGCATGGTCAGCGTCCTCATGGAGGAGGTGGACCGCCCCATGTCGCTCAACCGCACCCGTCACCTGCTGCAGGGCCGTGGCCTCGCGGCCCCGGCAGAGCGGGTCTCGTCCATGGCCGCCGACCTCTGCGGCGCCTTCGCCTTCCATTACATCCGCCGCTATGACATGGTCCGCCGACAGTACCTCCCCACCCACGAGCGCTTCTATGTGGGTGCCCCCGGCATGCGCACGGCATGGCTGGGATTCCGCCCCGATGACATCGACCGCCTGATAGACAACGCGGTCTGTCTCGAGCTCCTCCGCCGGAACCGGTGGGTGAGCCGTGGACGCCGCTACGACAGCGAGGTCAGCTTCGTGACGAAGGACCCCGAGGGCACCCCCGTCTGCTGCCAGGTCTCGGTGGGGGTCCCCGACCGCAAGGTCCTCTCGCCGCTCCTGGCCATGGACAGCAAGACCACGCGCCGCACGGTCATCACCTTCGATGCCCCGCACGACATCGACCTGGGACGAGGCATCGAGCAGGTCGACGTGGTCGATTGGCTGCTCCAGGAGCGTGCCTAGGCATCGGCTGCGTCGCGCACCGGCCCGTAGGCACACACCAGGTCGCAGAGCCGCATCCGCGCGTTTGCCGGGCTCGTGGAGGGAAGTCCCACGCAGGGCATGCCAAGCCCGGGCTCCACCAGCCGACGGTACAGCCGCGTGGCGGTCGCCCCCGTGCAGAAGACGCTCGTGATGGGTGCGCGTGCGAGAAGCCCTGCCAGGTCGTTGGGGACGGCATCGGCGATCGAGGCGTCGGACGCCCCGGTGATGGTGCAGCTCCGGAGCACGTCCCAGAGCGCCACGTGATGGGCCAGGCACAGGTCCCTGCGCTCGCCGTTGACCTCGCCCACCAGGTTGGGATCCATCGCGGCGCGGGAGAGTGCGACCCCATGGGCCCGGGCCACGTCCTCGCCAGGCACGGGTTCGCCCCAGAGCCCGGCGAGCACGGGCCAGAAGCGGTTCTGCGGGTTTCCGTAGTAGAACCCGACCTCGCGCGAGCGGGGGCTCGGCATGGTGCCCAGCACGAGCACGCGGCAGCGCGCGTCCATGACAGGCGCGATGGTATGGGTCACCCGTCGGGGGTCCACAGAATCGGGCATGGGCCTAGAAGTCGCCCTCGATGGCGGCTGCCATGCGCCCGGCGTTGTAGCCCAGCATGAAGACCTGGAAGAACGAGCGCACGGTCTGACGGTACGCCGTGGCCGCGCCCTCCTTCATCTCGGTCTCGGTCTGCGGGGAGGGCGAGCAGGACACGACCACCTGGAGATGGAGCGCATCGAGCACGTCGAGCGATACGTCATCGGCGGCACCCACGACGGCCACGCACGAGACGCCGTGCTCGAAGGCACGCCTGGCCACGCTCGAGACCACCTTGCCCTCGGCCGTCTGCGCGTCGAGGTGACCCTCGCCGGTGACCACGAGGTCGACGTCGCGCAGGAGCTTGTCGAAGCCGAGAAGGTCGAGCACGTAGTCACCGCCCCGCTCATAGACGGCGTCAAGCAGCACCTGGCAGGCCACGCCCATGCCGCCGGCGGCACCGCCCCCGGGAAGGTGCGTGATGTCGCGGCCAGCCACCTGCGAGAGCACCTGGGCATACGAGCGCATGCCCGCCTCGAGCTCCTCGACGGCCTTCTCGTCGGCTCCCTTCTGGGGACCGAAGATGGTGGTGGCACCCTTGGGTCCGATGAGCGGGCTTGCCACGTCGCAAAGCACATGGAAGGTCGCGGCCTTCGCCTTGGGATCGAGGCCGGAGGCATCGATGGAGTGCACGCGCACGAGGTCAGCCCCGCAGCCTTCGAGCTCGACGTCATTCTCGTCCAGGAACCGCACGCCCAGCGCGCGCATCGCGCCCATGCCCCCGTCGTTGGTCGCCGTGCCGCCCACGCAGATGAGCACGTCGTCCGCTCCGGCCTCGAGCGCCGCGCGGATGAGCTCGCCCGTGCCATAGCTGGTGGCGGCGTATGGGTCGAGCTCCGAGCGCTTGAGCAGCGAGAGCCCCGAGGCAGCGGCCATCTCGATCACGGCCCGACCGTCTGCCAGGCGGGCGTACGAGGTCTTGAGGGGACGCCCGAGGGGGTCATGGACGTCGACGCCCATGAAGTCGCCGCCGACGCCGTCGACCAGCGCTGCCGCCGTTCCCTCGCCGCCGTCACCCACGGCGAGGGCCGTGCAGGTCGAGCGCGGGGAGACCTCGGCGAGCTCCTCCGTGAGGATCCGGGCCGTCTCCTGGGACGAGAGGGTCCCCTTGAACGAATCAGACGCGAACAACAGCTTTGTCATCAGACGCCCTTCCTCGCAGTTGACCTAGTACTATTCCCCCTCGGCTATCGGCGCGTAGGTGATCTTGCGCGTCTCGAGGCAGATGATGCCGATCTGGCCGAGGCCGGCTCCTGCCGCCGCCGCACAGTCCGTGGCGATGCGGTCGGGCTCATATCCCGTGTCGTCGCAGGCACCGACGTTGAGCATGAGGGCATGGCCCTCGTCATCCACATAGGGCTTCTCCACGCGATCGGCCAGGGGCACCACGTAGGGGGTGGGCGTATGGCCGGCCACCACCACGGGGCCGCTTCCGTTGGCATTGACCATGCCAGTGGGACGGCCCCAGAACTCCTCGCGGATCCAGAGGAGGTCCTCGGGGTCCTGCTTGCCCATCATGTCCTCGAGCGCGTGGGGGTCCCAGGCCGCGTTGCCGCCATCGGCGGCCAGGCGCGGGCGCGGGGCTCGGATGCCAGCGTGGCAGAGGACATAGTCCCTCTCGCCGGCGGTGACGACCTCATAGAGGGGAAGGCCGCGGACCCAGCCGACGATGGACTCGAAGGTCTCGGGCGGGAGCGACTCGAGGCCCTCGGCGGTGGTCGCGGCCCCGTTCATGGACCAGTTGAGCCAGGCGACCTCGTCCTTGGAGTCGGCGAGGGCGGTGAGCATGAGGTCCTCGTGGTTGCCCTTGAGGACATGGCAGTTGGGAAGCGAGCGGATGAGGCGGATGACGCCCAGGGGGTCAGGGCCACGGTCCACCATGTCACCCAGGACGTAGAGCTCGTCCGTCTGAGCCATCGAGACCTTCGAGAGGGCCGCGTCGAGCGCGGCGACATGGCCGTGGACGTCCGAGAGCACGTAGGTTGACACGGCCACCTCCCCTGTCTGGTCGGTCGGCAGGACCGCCCGACGAGTACGTTCGTTGGTCACACGATACCGCATGGATGTGGCAACGACGTCGACAAGGTCAGGCGGTCGAGAGGGACGCGAGGGCCCCGCGGGTCACCCCGGGCAGGCAACCTCAGCGCACCTCGCCGGTCACCCCGGGCAGGCAATGGTAGCAAGAACCCACGTTGCATGGCGAGAGTGACCCTGGGCCCCAGCAGCGCGGCCCTCGCGGGTCACCTAGGGCAGGCAACACAGGCGCCGGCCCACGTTGCCTGCGCATCTCGACCGAGAAGGACCGCAGGGCAGCCAGCGCCTGCGGTCCTTCTCGTCAAGCCAGTCGCGGTACAAGCAGCGGGCCCGCCCCTACGGCAGCGGATGCCCTGCCGCACGGTAGAGCGCGTACCAGTCCTCGCGCGTGAGCCTCTCGGCCACGTCCACGCCGGCCACGACCTCGGCCAAGCGGTCGCGCTTGGTGGTGCCGCTGATGAGCTGCATGTGCGCGGGATGCCTCAGCACCCAGGCGGCGGCCAGGGTGGTCGGCGTGCAGCCATACTTCTCGCCCAGGGTCACCAGCTGCTCGTTCAGGGGCCCGAACTCCTCGGTGTCGCCCACGAAGGGCCCACGCCAGCTGGGGCGCTGGAAGGGGGACCACGCCTGGATGGTCACGTCGTTGATGCGGCACCAGTCGAGCGTGGACTCGTCGCGGTCCGTCGCGCCCGGCCCCTCGGTGTTGACCTCGATGCCGTTGGCGACCATCTCGGCCACCGCGAGCGAGAACTGCATCTGGTCGGCCAGCAACGGCTGCTTCACGCAGGTGCGGAGCAGCTCGATCTGCGACGGCTTGTGGTTGGAGACGCCGAAGTGGCGCACCTTGCCGGCTGCCTCGAGCTCGTCGAAGGCGGCCGCGACCTCCTCGGGCTCCACCAGGGCGTCGGACCTGTGGATGAGGAGCATGTCGAGGTAGTCGGTACGCAGCCGCTTGAGGCTGTTGTCGACCGAGCTCACGATCCAGTCATGGCTCATGTCATAGAAGCCGGGGCGGATGCAGCACTTGGACTGTATGAAGAGGTCCTCGCGATGGATGGACGAGTCCGCGCCGAGCACGCGGCCGAACTTGCGCTCGCACTCCCCCTTGCCGTAGATGTCGGCGTGGTCGAAGAACGTGCAACCGTACTCCAGCGCCTGATGGATGAGGAGGTCGAGCTCCTCGTTGGTGGCCTCCTCGAGGTTCATGCAGCCGATGACGACCGCCGGGACCTCGATGCCGGAGCTTCCGAGCAGAACCTGTCTCATTGCGACTCCCTCCCTGTGGGTGCGCGGCCACGCATGCGGCACACGCGTTGTCGCATATCTCATGCCCGAGCCGTCGCCACCTATGCTGCGGCGTCGGCAAGCAGAGAATCTACATGGCCGGCGGTCGCGGGCGAGAAGGACCGCGCCGCTACCCGCGACGCCGTCGTGCACGCCGCCGCAGCCGCCAGCGACGCCAGGCGGGCATGGAGCCGACCTCGACCACATGCCCTGGGAGCGGGTGGTTCCTCTCGCCAGGGTTGCCTGCCGAGACGACCACGTCGACCACCTGCCGCATGGTGGCGTCGACGTGGGCAGGCTTGAGCATGCACTCCCACACCACCACGACCGTCCAGCCGCCGAGGACGAGCGCCTCCTGGTCACGGTGGTCACGCGCCTGGTTGCGCGCGAACTTGGCCTCCCAGAACTCCGTGTTGGTCTTGGGGAGCGGCAGGTCACAGTGAGGGCAGCGATGCCAGAAGCAGCCGTTGACGAAGATGGCCACATGCCGGCCGGGATAGCACACGTCGGGGCGCCCGGCGGCCTTCCCCCAGTGGAGCCGGTAGCCGCCGAGGCCTGCCGCACGCAGACGTCTGCGCACCAGGAGCTCGGGCTTGGTGTCTGTGCCCTTGTTCGCCTGCATCACATGGCGCGTGGCCTCGCTGGTCATCGAATCCGCGCTCCCCCATCCCGGGGCACCGCCAAGGCGGGCGGAGCCCAAAAGCGTGCAATACCGATAGTCGACTATCAGGGTTGCACGGTTCTCGCATGCCGACAACCGCCTCGCGCGACTCGCCGACCCGTCCCGCGCCTGGTGTTTCCAGGCGTCCGCCCGTGGGTATGTTGCAATCAACAGTCATACGGCACGGCCGACGTCCCAGACGCGAGGTGAGCGATGAGCATTCAAGAGATCCTGACCAGCAACTTCGTCACCTTGTCGCTCATCGTGGGTCTCGGCGCCATCACCATCTCGAACCGGACGTTCGACAAGAGCACCACCAGGCACTTCATCTGGTTCATCGTCATCGTCCTGGTGCTGGACGTGTCCGACATGGCCGACTGCGCCCTCTCCTACCTCCCCGCCCCCACGGGATGGCGCTACCTCACCTCCGCCATCGGCTACACGCTGCGCCCGGCCAGCGTGGCCATCGTCATCAGCATCTTCCTGCGCAGGAGGCGCCTCGGGCTCGCACTCTGGATCCCGGTCATCATGGTCGGCATCATAGCCTTCTCCAGCTACTCCACGCACCTCATGTACTGGTTCGACGACCACAACGCCTTCGAGCAAGGCTACCTGTGGGCCCTGCCCTACGTCGTGAGTTCCGCATATATGGCCCTGCTCATATACCTGAGCGTGAGGCTCCACTCAGCGGTCGGCTCCGCCGAGGTCTTCATCGTGGTCTACGTCACCTTCATCTGCTTCCTGGCGACCATCCTCGAGCGGCAGACCAGTGCGCGCTTCCTCCTGGACGGCGCGATCATCGTCTCGTGCGCCCTGTACTACCTCTTCCTCTATGTGCAGATCTACCAGCGCGACATCCTGACGGGCCTGCCCAACCGCCGGAGCTTCTACATCGACGCGGGTAAGACCGCAGGCGAGCGCAAGGTCATCATCTCGTCTGACCTGAACGGCCTCAAGCTCATCAACGACACGAAGGGCCACCAGGCCGGTGACGAGGCGCTCAAGGCCCTCGCCCGGTCGATCACGTCCCAACAGGGCAAGGCCTACACCACCTACCGCACCGGCGGCGACGAGTTCATGACCATAGGTAGGGGCAAGACCGTCGAGGAGGCTGACGCCCTCGTCGACCAGATTCGCGCGACACTCACGGACGAGGGCATCATGGCCTCGTTCGGGTGTGCCCCCTACTCCCCCGGCGACTCGCTGGATGACGTCTGCAACGAGGCCGACGGCCATATGTACGAGGACAAGCGCCATTACCGCGGCACGACGCGTGGCTAGGACGCGGAGCGCGAGCTATGCCAGCTCTCTCGACCGGCACGCTCGAGCTTCTCGCGCTAGGTGGGCCCGGCCTCGTGCTGGTGCTCATCGCCCTAGCCATCTTCGGGCGGGAGCGCTCCCGCCGTCGTCGCTGCACGGCGACCGCCGAGGGGTCACTCTGCAAATACGACTTCCTCCACGAACCGCCGGCGCCCGTCTTCGAGTACGAGGTGGCCGGTGCGAGCTACACCAGGCTGCGGCCCTGGAGGTCGTCAGTCATCAAGGAATGGACGACCCACGGCGACGGCCCCTATGACCTCGACTTCGAGATATGGGCAGATGACAACGACTGCTGCCACCTGGACCATGGTCCCAGCTACGTCATGACCAACGAGAACGTGTCAAAGGCGCTCTGGGCCCTCGGCACGAGGATGGGCGTCCATTACGACCCGGCCGACCCATCGGTCTCATACGTGGAGACGAAGTCGACGAAGCCCTCCGTCAATGGCCTCATCGTCCTCTATATGGGGCTGGGCCTTGTGGCGCTCGGCGTGGTGCTCTTCTTTGTCTTCGGCGGTGCATAAGGACCAGGCGAGAAGAACGCGAGGCTTTGACCTCACCGACCACAAGCTCCTCGTCGGAACTAACTAGCTATGCCTTAAGGCCATACCGTGCCATTCACATGCCCCTACCATATTTCAGCAGCCAGCGTCGCCATTACGTCAGCTCTATCTTTAACCTGATCATGCTGAAATTGGTTGGGGTAGCGACCCAATAGATGGTCCATCATTACAAAGGTCTTTACCGGACTCCCTATTTCACTGTTATTTGACCCATGCTCATACACGTGCTTCTTCTCTGCATATGTATGATTCTTGGCAGCCGAATTATCATCGTCATATAGCAGTGCAAGATTGCCAATCGACCGTATCACCACATCGTTGTACTGATTCAACAGCTCTTCTGGTATGGCATCATATGAGCTCCCGTACCAATCCTGCAACGCATCAAGATCCTGCGGAATAATGTGCTCAACAGTCAAGCGATGCAATCCCCCAGCGTCTTTTTGGACCACATCCCTTCGGCCGTCTCTCTCTCGAAGATGGTTTTCAATCATTCGGAGATAGTACTCAGCCACCCTCGGCTTAGCAGGAGCAAGCTCCGCAAACGCTGCCTTGAACTGAGTATCGTCAGCCATTTCA
This genomic stretch from Atopobiaceae bacterium harbors:
- a CDS encoding ATP-binding protein; protein product: MHVARHHYLDELLRVRDLDLVKVLVGMRGCGKTTLLRDVIASLKADGVSSDNIIYLDFEAPGQDWLRAPQALVRHIAKTMPPEGRAYVFLDEIQHMPDVRLAVQYLRSSPRCDVFVASSSMELFRGGSSVRADPGSEIIEVMPLSFAAYAEAAGTPSTQAEKNDALLRYLRYGGYPGLAVLSDEEVMLAELRKAYEKVLLLDVVGDDPLIGGMVSVLMEEVDRPMSLNRTRHLLQGRGLAAPAERVSSMAADLCGAFAFHYIRRYDMVRRQYLPTHERFYVGAPGMRTAWLGFRPDDIDRLIDNAVCLELLRRNRWVSRGRRYDSEVSFVTKDPEGTPVCCQVSVGVPDRKVLSPLLAMDSKTTRRTVITFDAPHDIDLGRGIEQVDVVDWLLQERA
- a CDS encoding uracil-DNA glycosylase family protein, coding for MPDSVDPRRVTHTIAPVMDARCRVLVLGTMPSPRSREVGFYYGNPQNRFWPVLAGLWGEPVPGEDVARAHGVALSRAAMDPNLVGEVNGERRDLCLAHHVALWDVLRSCTITGASDASIADAVPNDLAGLLARAPITSVFCTGATATRLYRRLVEPGLGMPCVGLPSTSPANARMRLCDLVCAYGPVRDAADA
- a CDS encoding glycerate kinase translates to MTKLLFASDSFKGTLSSQETARILTEELAEVSPRSTCTALAVGDGGEGTAAALVDGVGGDFMGVDVHDPLGRPLKTSYARLADGRAVIEMAAASGLSLLKRSELDPYAATSYGTGELIRAALEAGADDVLICVGGTATNDGGMGAMRALGVRFLDENDVELEGCGADLVRVHSIDASGLDPKAKAATFHVLCDVASPLIGPKGATTIFGPQKGADEKAVEELEAGMRSYAQVLSQVAGRDITHLPGGGAAGGMGVACQVLLDAVYERGGDYVLDLLGFDKLLRDVDLVVTGEGHLDAQTAEGKVVSSVARRAFEHGVSCVAVVGAADDVSLDVLDALHLQVVVSCSPSPQTETEMKEGAATAYRQTVRSFFQVFMLGYNAGRMAAAIEGDF
- a CDS encoding serine/threonine protein phosphatase, coding for MSTYVLSDVHGHVAALDAALSKVSMAQTDELYVLGDMVDRGPDPLGVIRLIRSLPNCHVLKGNHEDLMLTALADSKDEVAWLNWSMNGAATTAEGLESLPPETFESIVGWVRGLPLYEVVTAGERDYVLCHAGIRAPRPRLAADGGNAAWDPHALEDMMGKQDPEDLLWIREEFWGRPTGMVNANGSGPVVVAGHTPTPYVVPLADRVEKPYVDDEGHALMLNVGACDDTGYEPDRIATDCAAAAGAGLGQIGIICLETRKITYAPIAEGE
- a CDS encoding aldo/keto reductase, coding for MRQVLLGSSGIEVPAVVIGCMNLEEATNEELDLLIHQALEYGCTFFDHADIYGKGECERKFGRVLGADSSIHREDLFIQSKCCIRPGFYDMSHDWIVSSVDNSLKRLRTDYLDMLLIHRSDALVEPEEVAAAFDELEAAGKVRHFGVSNHKPSQIELLRTCVKQPLLADQMQFSLAVAEMVANGIEVNTEGPGATDRDESTLDWCRINDVTIQAWSPFQRPSWRGPFVGDTEEFGPLNEQLVTLGEKYGCTPTTLAAAWVLRHPAHMQLISGTTKRDRLAEVVAGVDVAERLTREDWYALYRAAGHPLP
- a CDS encoding very short patch repair endonuclease; translated protein: MTSEATRHVMQANKGTDTKPELLVRRRLRAAGLGGYRLHWGKAAGRPDVCYPGRHVAIFVNGCFWHRCPHCDLPLPKTNTEFWEAKFARNQARDHRDQEALVLGGWTVVVVWECMLKPAHVDATMRQVVDVVVSAGNPGERNHPLPGHVVEVGSMPAWRRWRLRRRARRRRG
- a CDS encoding GGDEF domain-containing protein, translated to MSIQEILTSNFVTLSLIVGLGAITISNRTFDKSTTRHFIWFIVIVLVLDVSDMADCALSYLPAPTGWRYLTSAIGYTLRPASVAIVISIFLRRRRLGLALWIPVIMVGIIAFSSYSTHLMYWFDDHNAFEQGYLWALPYVVSSAYMALLIYLSVRLHSAVGSAEVFIVVYVTFICFLATILERQTSARFLLDGAIIVSCALYYLFLYVQIYQRDILTGLPNRRSFYIDAGKTAGERKVIISSDLNGLKLINDTKGHQAGDEALKALARSITSQQGKAYTTYRTGGDEFMTIGRGKTVEEADALVDQIRATLTDEGIMASFGCAPYSPGDSLDDVCNEADGHMYEDKRHYRGTTRG